The genomic region AATCCTGGCATTCACTCCACACAGCTCTGACACAAGTGTTATTCTTTTACAGGAAGCAAAGAAAAGGAtgtaggtgcttctacatcagtgttattcagctatcatttccctctgaggGAAAAGGTATACAGGGTTAGATTTAGGGGTAGAGATATCCCAGCGGGCAccttgatgtcaatttgacgtcaaaTATTAGGCAAGATTTGATCGATGCTGCAAAACATAATTTCAAAGTCAGATTATTCATCAAGTCCTTCCAGTGGTTACTTGGTGAAAATATTAGGTTCATCCCATACTGAAATTGATTATGTAAGTATATGGGCCAACATGTTTGACATTGAGGTGACGTCAAATCAACGTCGTGTTATAGGCATTCAGTTGATGTCATATTGACATCACATTGATATCAATGTAAATAGCAATTTTATTCTTCAAAATGCATCCATTCGGCATATTTTGAATCATATGGTGTTTGATTTCTGCATGAAAGTGGACTTCTGTAACTTCTGTGGttaaaaacataaacaacaaaaacaacaaaaaactatttatataacattatttgactttgttgtatatttgttttgttttcaaagtTGAATTATATTGAATAGTAACTTACAGTAGGCATACTGATAATGAAAGAGgtgaatatattatattttacacaaaatatactgatttgcttaattacaaataaaaaaaaatatgcagcaTTTTTGCTGTAACCCCACATTAAGTATGTGTATAtccttatttttttatataccttaaaattaaaatacatttgccATAATTGATAATGAAATTGTAAAACCAAGTAtatacactctcagaaaaaaaaagtacaaaattgtacCTTGAGGAGTACAATGGtacaaaggtacaaatttgtacccttgtgatttgtaccttaagagacgagttttgtacctttggtgacaattttgtacctttatttaacagtacaaaaattgacccttcaaaAAGGGGACAAAATTGGCTTTGACAGCGTACAATCGTTGAccataatgatatatatatatatattttacacacacacacacgctgaattaaaatcagaatttattaaatccttttcattttaaacacatttttaaacattccatatgagtccatcttgccgagtgttaaaaagtaacactgaagcagtgttaaagttaatgagataattgattgatgattgagtgatgattgacaattagtggagacacctgatgttaataagcagaatcactgaaggaaagagagaaaaaaggtcttaattaatgttttatggagtttcatttcaagtcaccatgaaagagggcagcgtttgctttagttgggctcttgactctttaccttttattgttaattattctctggctgctccagctttgtgtttgtaaagcacttttgttatggtcagagaaAATAGGATCTGGTCACAATATGTTTGGTGATGATATTGTCATCATGTGATGGCCTGATGTTGTTTAGTGTCGAAATCTCTAACCATTtgcttgatgtgtagctttagtattaatgattgtagtcctgtgattttacagcttgagatccaacagtagtattaatttatttttttttaagaatagcACATTATGCACTGAAGCTTCAgagtttaaacacacacagacatcaagaatcagcatctgattctcaagaacggtgacgataaataaatacaaaatactgacaaacagatcaactctgaacatcacaaaacaagctactgtcacaacaaaacaacagaaaaataaaagcaaacatgaacaatctacgaaaattacaggacaattcagctgcataatttattcatgcagcaatgcatgatgggagccatggatgagttttgattggtggttcccatcatgcactgcaacatgaagcactttgtttgattgtcaccattgttgagggtcatatgctgattcttgatgtctgtgtgtgtttcaaaaaaacccttcagattataaaagctctgctggatctcaagcGGTAACCGAGATTTactataaagaaataatataacatctatatcaccagttaatactggatgtcaccaatgaatctgaccatttcacaatgagaaaacacaaccattatgactgtgcttcccaaagcattgtaaacctaaattgatcaactttggctcacagcacttttgggaaacacagttcagatcatagtttctctggccataacaaatgtgctctacaaacacaaagttggagcagccagagataaattaatgttaataaatagagtcaagagcccgactaaaggaaatgcttttcaccatcatggtgacttcaaactaaactttcattaaaacattaacgtctaaacatctgttaattctcaataagaacttttgttgatgtatgacagaaatcaaatcaaactggttaataataagtgtaataatgtttaatggctggaagtcagttgtagttgttgtgtctctctctttttctcttgttgtttcttcagtgattctgcttattatcatcaggtgtctccactaattatcaatcatcactcaatcatcaatcaattatctcattaactttaacactgcttcagtgttactttttaacacccggcaagatggactcatatggaatgtttaaaaatgtttcaaatgaaatgttgtaaaatgtgaaaatgaaaggttttaataaattctgattttaattcagcgtgtgtgtgtgtaatatatatatatatatatatagcattatAGTCAACGATTGTACGCTGTCAAAGCCAATTTTGTACCCTTGttgaagggtcaatttttgtacttttgtaccaaggtacaaaactggtctcttaaggtacaaatcacaagggtacagatttgtacctttgtaccattgtactcctaaaggtacaattttgtactttttttttctgagagtgtacaGTATTACAACTACGTTCATTTGtggaaaatttacatttttcattaaatttttcataGTGAACAGGCtacatattttaacattatttcgaTTTTCTTGTCTTCAACTGATAGATGCAATGCTAGGGTtcttaaaaaaatcatatttatttttcagaaattctgttttcttttttattctgaAAAATGTAGGGCCTACAATGCCCATTCATATTCTCTATTCCTAATACCACCTGTAGATGGCGCCTTTTTCACATTCTCGGGTTGTTTTGCAGCTTAGATCCATTACGCAGGTAacgactgttttttttaaaatgtctattttgaaatgtcacGAGTACTGTTAGTTTTACAATTTTTGTTCATACTAATAAAAATGTCCTAACGTTTGAATCTCTTTCCCGATGCGATTCGACAAAACGCaacattattatgatttatatcagattaaaatttatatataaaattctgaTATAAACCAGTGGATTTAATAAAACATGTCTTGCATTTAATACTGTTTTGTCATTATTCTTGTGGTCTAGaataggacatcaatgtgttaaaaaatgtttaaaaaaaaatgcaaatcaaaTGAATGTCAAAACTTGACGTCAATTTAATGTCAAGTTTTGACATCAAtttgatttgcatttttgacCAATTCTTTGATGACTGTTTGACATCAATTGCCCGCTGGGATGGTTAGGACTAAATTGTCAGACCAGAATATTGTTCCAGGATTAACAAAacatgttgacccaggaacgctcTGCAAAATCAGGATGTGCAGTTACTCATTTTTCTTCCAAGTGGTTTGGGTTTTTGTTGCCATTTAAAGCATTTGAGATCATTTCAGCTAAACATCTTATAATTCGCTGCACTTCTTTAAATGTTTGCCCCACTCCAATCAACTTTGTAATCAAATTACGTTGTTCCTCTGAACAATGTTTGGAGTGGCCATAATGTGTAAAACATTTGCTACTCTTTTACCTCAGTAAGGCTGTGTGTCCACCAGAGTGTTTTTTCCAGAGGCTAGCGTACTTTTACAGTTGTTTTTAATGGGAGCGCCACGTTTTTTAAAACTGCATgagcgtaacgaggcgctgagcATCTTTTTCACGCTGAAGCGTTGAGTGCTCTGCATTTTTTACCAGTCTCCTCGAGTTgattgaagaatgttcaacttagAGTAAAACGAatcgctcatcactgtcactttgtatccagccatccaatcacagcggaggaggggcgggacaaatacaacaccgaccAACCCCCACATTCTGCTTGTACAACGTCAACAGCATAATAACAgaacaaaatcatttaaaacaagAACCAGAGCTAATACTTTACATTAGCATATAAAATACTTACATTAACATATAAAAATGTtgcaaatacaacatttttatatagaaaCAGTACAGAAACAACCTATCTGTGAAATGAGATACTAATAACACTTCTGTGGATTTTCCGTATCACAGCAAGCAAACAGTCTCAACTgaaaaaacgctgcgctcacAGAAAGACGCTTTTAGCAGAGCGCCTagtgttttcagctggctaaaatgCTAAAATGCCTAAAGGACAATCAATTACAcctattttttttcacagaatgACTGATGTAATGAGGTTATActttattattgttaaattatAATGTGGTCTAATATTATTGTCCTTCTGTGCTTTTTCTCAGAACTATCACACAACTATGAACAGGTATTCAGATTtccatttttcattttacaatgatCATGAGAATTAACTTTCAAAACTGATTctgtgaggtgtgtgtgtgtttagagcTAAATACATGCTTCCAGATGCAGAACTGAGTTCAGAAACATTTATTGATGTTTCCAAACATCTGGGCAACTTGAAGTACCGAGTGTGGGAGAAGATGAAGGACGTCTGCCCTTACTGTGAGTACTAGACTTGATCATTCCTGTAAAACTGCTTAGTTTATCAACATACGTGACTATTCCCTGTTCTCCTCAGATCCTGTGATCCTGAATCCAAACACATCTCCACCGGACGTCTCTGTGTCAGATGATCTGACCTCTGTGACCTCATGTTTCCGTTGGCAGGATGATCCCAACCCTCTTCCTCTGCACAGGAACCGTGTGGTGCTGGGGAGTGTGGGATACAGTGATGGTGTTCATACGTGGGAAATTGAGGTGGGAAACAGTCGGCACTGGAGCCTTGGAGTGTGTTTTAGACAGGAGGGAAAACCTACTACACAACCTTTGACCTCTGAAAATGGCTTCTGGGGTCTCAGTCGTGATGGAGACTCATACAGATTGATGACCGCTGGACTGCTGAGAGTGCAGATGATGGATGATCTAGAGGTAGTCAGAGTAAAGCTTGACACTTGTCATGAGTTTGTTCAGGACACGTTGCAGCGGAGACGCTGGAGGATGGTGAGCTTCTCTGATGCCAGAAGTAATAACCTTATTGCATCATTTAATAGAGTGCCACTGGGGAATGAACTCTTTCCCTTTGTGATCCCAGAAGATCAGTCCATCCCGCTGCGTGTCGTCCCAGGTAACGTTACTCTGACTGTTGAAAAGGAATTATCGTTCCTGGAGAGACATCTAGTCTTGCTCATtgcctgttttgtttttgtgtttatattGGGGATTTCATTTGGAACGAGTGTCAAACAAGGCAGATGAAAAGGAAATGGTTGTTCATTTACTGTAATTGTCTGTTAATGGTTCAGTCAGCTTAGACAGACTTCTGAAAATTGAAGGGTTCCTGcactatttaatataatatatacttaTATTGAATATAATGGAGAACATCCGTGATGGTGTATCATGTTATTCTCATGTGACTGGGACATAAGTTAATGACTCTAGCAGCACGGTATCCTGgttaatgtgtgtaaatatcCCATTTGACCAGGTCTTGTAAAACTTTCATGTCTTCCCACTTTTCCTATTAGTTGTTTGCATTGCTATTTGTTTTTTGACTATAATGGCTTTCTCCAATAAATGTTTGTACATGGGTGAAGCACATTCGTTTGTCATGTTATATCTTTAACATTCAGACTCAGGACTGTGAGATCCAGATTAAGGTCTTAGTTAATCAAACATTCAGATGGTCCAGTGATTGAAGTATGAGGCTTCAGTCAGTGTGCTGAACAGGATCTGGGAACTGCCTCATTAAACAAAGACTAGATGAGTCCAGTTCCCAAATCAACCCATATATCATATCTTATGATGGCCATATATATTATCTAGTCTATATATAAtagaaaaatatcaaataatacTGGATTATCATTAATTATTTGATTGAGTTTGTTTATTTGGTTGTCAGTGTGACACTAAATCTATCCACCTGTTTCCGGGGGGCgctactgtaaaaaagaatatGGGTACAACTTCCGGTAAGGCGGCAGAAGTAGCATACCAATGGTATTTCGTGTGCTAATTACTGAAGAGGCTAAGTGTTTTTCggatcattgtttactttgtaaagTTCCAAACTTTTATGAGAGTTATGGCGCTCAGGGACAATATTTCAGTCTAgtacatttattagttaataagatcacaatacaataaacaattttcctgcccttaaagggttagttcacccaaaaatgaaaattctgtcattaattcctcaccctcatggcaTTCCACACTGTAAGACCTTCTTAATCTTAATCTTTTAAGACAATcttaatcttcggaacaaaaaaattaagatattttagttgaaatccgatggctctgtgaggccttcttagccagcaatgacatttccgctgtcaagatccattaatgtactaaaaacacatctaaatcagttcatgtgagtacagtggttcaatattactattataaagtgacgagaatatttttggtgcaccaaaaaaaaacaaaaaacaaaaaacgacttatatagtgacggccgatttcaaaacgctgcttcagaaagcatcggagcataaatgaatcagtgtgtcgaatcagctgtttggagcaccaaagtcacgtgatttcagccgtttgctggtttgacacgcgatccgattcatgattcggtacgctgattcattatggaATCGGCCATCaataaataagtcgttatttcttttttttttttttttcttcttttttttttggtgcaccaaaaatattctctgaAGGATTGTTACGTGTTTGATGATAAAATTGGGATGTTCTCATAACATTCAAGTGAGACAACTGTTTCAAGGTGTGGTGCGGACCAAAGATGAAACAAACAGAGCAGTTTTAGATTATTTTTACTTTGGCGTTGTTAGGTGTTACAAATAATTTAGAAAGATGAGAAGAAAATGTTACCATACATAAAAGAAACAAGAGTGTCGcccaaataaaagaaataaacaaaataaaccaaTCCTTACAAATAACCTCTAAACTAactaacaaaagaaaaatgtgaaaagaaaaccGAAATCTTCAGCGTATACGACGCCCAAGCTAAACTATAATAATctacaaacaaaaatacatggGTGGTGCGACACTCATAAACCTAAACTAACATAGTATAAATTAACCTAATCAAAACCAAGGCCGAAGGCTCATGACTACATTCTCAAAACATGTCAGATTTAATAAGACACATAAACGCCAacccgacacacacacacagtaacaaATACTCCAACACGAACGTTATTAGATAAATCtataatttgatcaaaactCACATCACGAAGCAAAAACTGGCACCAAGTGAGTTaactaaagaaacaaaatagcCATAACCCAAAATAACTGGCCGCGTTGGAGCACGAGGTACGCCAATCTGGCGCACGCCAAACACTGTCACATCAAGCCATTAAATACAGCTGGCGCATCAACGAATGGGCCGGACATCATGACGTCAGCAATGATTGGCAGTCGAAGTAGCCAATAAACGCCCACCTACAGGcaggaagaaaagaaaagaaaaaaaaacagaaaagcgCAAAAGTGCACACGACACGTGGAACGTAACACTCTCCCCCTTAGAATAAAACCatatgggtaaaaaaaaaaagaacccaTATAGTTTTAACATTTATCACTCCCCTTTAAGCTCTTGACAAGGCATCAGCCATTATATTTTCTGAACCCTTCTTGTGTTCGATCTTCAGATGGTAACCTTGGACAACCAAGGACCAGCGCATCAGCCGCTGATTATGGTTATGCATGCGGGACAGAAATACTAGAGGATTATGATCAGTATAAACGGTTATGGGCAAATTACTTGAACTCACATATACATCAAAATACTGCAATGCCAACAATAAAGCCAAAGTCTCCTTCTCGATGGTAGAGTAATTCAACTGACTCTTGTTGAACTTACGTGAGAAGTAACATACAGGATGGTCAATTCCGCAGGTATCTTCTTGAATGAGCACAGCGCCCGCGCCAACAAAGCTTGCATCAACCTCCAATTTGAAAGCTTTTTCATACACCGGGGCTGCAAGAACAGGAGCATTACACAACAAAGCTTTGACACTATCGAAAGCATTCTGACATTCATCAGACCACACGAATGCTCGAAGAGGACTGATGAGTGACGTCAGTGGGCTAACAACTGTAGAAAAGTTCTTACAAAAATTCCGGTAATAACCAGACATCCCCAAGAACCTGCGCAGTTCTTTCCGTGACAGAGGGACCGGGAACTCCACAATAGCGCTTACTTTCGCTTCGATAGGTCTCACTTGCCCTTGACCCACTTCTCTGCCTAAATAAGTGATTGTGGCTTGACCAAAGTTACATTTGGCAAGATTCAACGTTAAAGAAGCATTCTCAAGCCGTGTAAACACCTCCCGAAGAGTAGAAACGTGCTCTGCCCAGTCAGTAGAATAAATTACAAGATCGTCCAAATAAGCGTTACAGTTAGAAACCCCTGCAAGTACAAGATTAATAAGTCTCTGAAATGTGGCCGGCGCGTTGCGCATGCCAAACGCCATTACGCAATATTGCATGAAGTTATCTGGGGTTACAAACGCAGAAATGTTCGAAGCGCGGTCTGTTAAAGGCACTTGCCAGTATCCTTTTAACAAATCCAGTTTACTGACAAATTTCGCTGGACCAAGTGTATCCACACAATCCTCCATGCGTGGCAACGGAAAACAATCAGGAATAGTAAGTGCATTCACTTTCCGATAATCTGTACAGAATCTAGCAGAGCCATCACTCTTAGTTACGAGCAGACATGGAGAACTCCACGGACTGCAACTTGGTTTCGCCAGCCCATTCTCCAACAAATACTCCACCTCGGCTTTCATCACGGAACGCTTCAAAGCATTCACTCGATATGCATGCTGCTTTACAGGGACAGCATCACCGACATCGATGTCGTGGCTAAGGACAGTGGTGCACGAGGGAACATCGTGAAAAAGTGAACGGAAGGTAGTAATCAACTTTTTGATATCATGTCTCTGGGGAGCAATTAAATGACGTAAGTGAGAATCCAGGTCGGCTAAAACCTCGGAATTTTTAAACCTAGCGCACTGTTGGTACGTGTGTCTAACAATTATCCCATCCTCTTCACCATCAAGAACAGTATCACAAGTTAACACCGCGACTGGTACCTCAGAAACATCAGACTGTTTAGCCTCGAGAGCATCTCCTAACAACGGCTCTCGAGCGCGAGCATAAAACGCCTTTAACATGTTCACATGACAAACGCGGGTGTTTTTTCGGCGGTCAGGAGTGCGGATTACATAATCGGTATTGCTCAATTTTTTCAGCACTTCATACGGTCCCGAAAAACGTGCCGAAAGAGCAGATCCAACAACTGGCAGTAACACCAGTACTTGATCACCTTCTTTAAATTCGCGCAGAACAGATTTCCGATCAAAGTGACTTTTCATTGTGATCTGTGCATTCGTCAATGCCTCCTTAGCAGCTAGACAAGCCTGATGCAGTCGTTCTCGAAATTTGCTGACATAATccagtacattggtattaacaCTTGTCCCCACAGATAACATGTCTTCCTTAAGCATCTTAATTGGACCCCTCACAGAATGACCGAAGACTAAGTCCGCAGGACTAAAGCCTAAGCTATCCTGCACAGCTTCCCTAACGGCAAATAATACTAGAGGTATCCCCTCGTCCCACTCCTTACCCGTATCCAGGCAGTATTTACGAAGCATAGCCTTTAATGTCTGGTGAAACCTCTCCAAGGCTCCTTGCGTCTCTGGATGATAGGCACTTGATGTCCTGTGAGAAATTTTCAAAGTTTTCAACACTTGAGCAAAAAGATTCGACATGAAATTTGTACCCCGGTCAGTCTGTATCACCGCGGGAAGTCCAAACAACGAAAAAAACTTCACCAGCGCTTTAACTACTACGGGCGCCGTGATTTTCCTCAGCGCAATCGCTTCAGGAAAACGCGTTGCCGCGCACATCATTGTCAACAAATATTGATTACCGGCTTTTGTTTTGGGCAAAGGACCCACACAGTCAACAATGACACGCTCAAAAGGTTCCCCCATGACCGGAATAGGAACCAATGGAGCGCGCGGAATTATCTGGTTCGGCTTACCCGAGAATTGACAGACCTGACACGTTCTACAATGTTTCGACACGTCAGTTTTCAATCGAggccaaaaaaaatgtttcagtaTTCGATTGTATGTTTTCCGGATACCCAAATGCCCAGATAAATCATGATCATGAGCCAACGAAAGTACCATTTGTCTATAACGGGCAGGAACGACAATTTGGCTTAACACGTTCCATTCAAAATCATTCAAATCCGAACACCATTTACGCATCAGTACTCCGTTCTCCATGCAAAATGCAACTTTTCTCACCTGTGCAACTTCCGGAGAAACAACAGAAGACAGACATTTACGCAACGTCAGATCATCCTGTTGAGCAGCAATAAGGTTGTCACGGGTTACATGCAATTTCAAATCGTTCGAATTTGAAGAAAAAGATTTTTCATCCGAACGGTCACCAGCCATCAACACATCGTGCTCAAACGTAGGGGCCATAAAAGTTGTACACAGATCATCGGCGTCAGCAAATTTACGAGCCTGGGCGCGCGTAATAGCGCAAACAGGGAAAACTTCAGAGAACTCATCTGACAATTCATCGGATACCAACAAGTCAGGTTTATCATAAACCTCCAACAAAGGCATAACTCTTCCCCCAGCTAAATCATTGCCCAGGATGAAATCCACGCCTTGCACAGGTAAACTATCACGCACTCCAACCCTCACAACCCCAGTAAACAAGTctgattttaaataaaactggtGCAGAGGGACTTTCAGCGTACCCATTTCGAACCCCTGAACCAACACATAACTACCGCAAAAAGTTTGCTCAAGGTGGGGCAACGCGTCCGTCTTTATAAAGGACCAACCCGCGCCAGTATCACGGAGCATAGTTATTTTTACCGGATTCGTAAGCGTATCATCGACAGATACCAACCCATTCATCAGAAAAGGCTGGTAACTGGCATCGATCTTTTCATGGTTCTCAGCAATAACGTCAACGGTTTTCACCAAGGCAACATGTTTAGTACCAGTGCCTTGTTGCTTGCGTTTTAAAGCAGGACACTCCGCAATAACGTGTCCACTTTTACGGCAGTAAAAACACGCCCTATCCTCCTTAACTTTTGTGTCGTTATTTTTCAAGCGCGTCTGATCTTTTGGGACAAACGGGACAGGCAAAACTTTCTCAACACGACCTGAATTAAAGACATTCTTATGGGTCAATGAAAACTCATCGGCACAGACAGACGCTTGAGACAGAGAGGCTACTTTTTGTTCATTAAGGTAAACCACAATGCGATCAGGGATACAGCTCTTAAATTCCTCCAAGAGGATTAATTCACGCAACGTCTGAAAATCTGACACCTTATTCGATGCGCACCACTTGTCGAACAATACACATTTTTCCCTAGCGAACTCAACAAAAGTCTGAGCTGAACTCTTCCTACAGTTCCTGAAGCGCTGCCTATACGCTTCAGGTACGAGTTCATATGCTCGCAAAATTGCCGCTTTAACAATATCATAATCTAAACTGTCCTCTAAAGACAAAGCAGCACATACTTCCTGAGCCCTCCCAGTTAATCTACATTGCAAAAGCAAAGGCCAAACTTCTCTAGACCACTGTAGAGCGGAGGCAATTCGCTCGAATGCGTTAAAATAAGAGTCAACCTCAGCTTCTCTAAATTGAGGTACAAGGGAAATATTCTTACTCACATCAAACGTACGTCCAGGCAATCCAGGGTCAGTCGGAGACGCAGCAGTCGGCGCAAGTTGGACAGGAGGTAATGGTACATCTCTGGCTGCACTTAGTTCGAGCTCTCGCAACTTAATTTGAGTGTCCGCCTCGATTTCCAGCCGGCGGATTTCAAGCCGCAACTCCCTCTCGGCGTGACTATCCGCTAAACTCTTGCGCTCTTCACTCTGAAGTTCCGCAAGACGCAACCTAAGACGAGCAGCTCCTCCGGACTCACCCGGAGAAAAGGGCTCGAAGGGCGGCAGAGCAGTTTTGGCTTCGGAACCCTCCGCCGCAACAGCTCCACTCGAACTTCCAGCCAACAACAAGACGCCTTGTTCCTCTAAATGCTGCTCAATGACCCTCTTAATATCACGCTTTAACTGCTGTCTAGTAACTACAATTTGAAAATGCTCAGCGACTCGCAACAAATCATCCTTTCTGCACTCATCTAATTGTTCGACAGTTGGTGCGCTGATAAAACTTTCGAGATCAAAATCAGCCATGCCAATTACGTTCAACACGTTAATTAAACAGCCCACAACGAAcctgctcaaaaacaaaacgaaaTGTTCAAAATTGATCCGTCACCACCCTAGAAACAATGTCTCACACATCATCCCATTATAGGAATGGTTTAAATTATCCCACCGCTGCCACCATTAAATGTTACGTGTTTGATGATAAAATTGGGATGTTCTCATAACATTCAAGTGAGACAACTGTTTCAAGGTGTGGTGCGGACCAAAGATGAAACAAACAGAGCAGTTTTAGATTATTTTTACTTTGGCGTTGTTAGGTGTTACAAATAATTTAGAAAGATGAGAAGAAAATGTTACCATACATAAAAGAAACAAGAGTGTCGcccaaataaaagaaataaacaaaat from Megalobrama amblycephala isolate DHTTF-2021 linkage group LG7, ASM1881202v1, whole genome shotgun sequence harbors:
- the trim35-1 gene encoding tripartite motif containing 35-1, which gives rise to MALEADLSCPVCTELFINPVLLSCGHSFCRQCINDHWTSSRSRNCPVCRQVSPQQPVSNLSLRNTCESYLREQNTRKERDGGQECQIHGEKIELFCRTDEQAICATCKKHEHKWHKTLSLQQAVRQRKGKLKGDLRSAEKSLVSLQNGTAQDNKISRYIQSQVQQTERIIRMEFEKLYQFLRKEEESRIAALNEEGKEKGGKIERRIQGGILSLCEQVRELKEEIEDDDITFLQNYHTTMNRAKYMLPDAELSSETFIDVSKHLGNLKYRVWEKMKDVCPYYPVILNPNTSPPDVSVSDDLTSVTSCFRWQDDPNPLPLHRNRVVLGSVGYSDGVHTWEIEVGNSRHWSLGVCFRQEGKPTTQPLTSENGFWGLSRDGDSYRLMTAGLLRVQMMDDLEVVRVKLDTCHEFVQDTLQRRRWRMVSFSDARSNNLIASFNRVPLGNELFPFVIPEDQSIPLRVVPGNVTLTVEKELSFLERHLVLLIACFVFVFILGISFGTSVKQGR